In Ruminiclostridium papyrosolvens DSM 2782, the following proteins share a genomic window:
- a CDS encoding B12-binding domain-containing radical SAM protein, with amino-acid sequence MKLKLIAPKSYAEEAVNPFPPYVLLVLASLSPNWVEVTIEDENVEDINFEESVDLVGITVIMHNAQRAFDIADVYRKKGVKVFMGGIFAESNPDDCLMHADSVIVSEVEDMWEDILNDFKTGNYLPKYQAVKRPEISDRPIPRHDLIKDKPGYFSKNLIMISRGCPNRCEYCSSGLHWKGQIKTRNLDEIIREIELLDPSKPIMFIDDNLIWSKDYAKELFRALIPLKRKWISCGSCIDSVEDSELVYLAKESGCSSMLFGFETINSEALKTSRKGFNQVEKYNNTIEIFHKLDIAVLGTFIFGLDGETYKTFENTVQFIKDSEIDMVNLNMLYPYPGTPFRERLKRENRLIEYEYENEWNTFAYNKVMFRPKNMTVEELSKGFEYSVKELSSREICAKRVSEAIKHNRYPEYVFNQNMKLRQHVTKMYGEY; translated from the coding sequence ATGAAATTAAAATTAATAGCACCAAAATCTTATGCCGAAGAGGCTGTAAACCCATTTCCGCCTTATGTTTTGTTGGTTTTGGCATCATTATCTCCTAATTGGGTAGAGGTAACAATCGAAGATGAAAATGTTGAAGATATTAATTTTGAAGAATCAGTTGATTTAGTTGGCATTACAGTGATTATGCACAATGCACAAAGAGCATTTGATATAGCAGATGTATATAGAAAAAAAGGGGTAAAGGTTTTTATGGGAGGAATTTTTGCCGAATCAAATCCCGATGACTGTTTAATGCATGCAGATTCAGTTATAGTAAGCGAAGTCGAAGATATGTGGGAAGATATTTTAAATGATTTTAAGACTGGAAACTATCTTCCTAAATATCAGGCCGTAAAAAGACCGGAAATTTCAGACAGGCCTATACCACGCCATGATTTGATTAAAGATAAACCAGGTTATTTTTCTAAAAATTTAATTATGATTTCAAGAGGATGTCCAAACAGATGTGAATACTGTTCTTCAGGTTTGCATTGGAAAGGTCAGATTAAAACAAGAAATTTAGACGAAATCATTAGGGAAATTGAGTTGCTAGACCCAAGTAAACCAATAATGTTTATTGATGATAACTTAATTTGGAGTAAAGATTATGCAAAAGAGCTGTTTCGTGCTCTTATACCTTTGAAAAGAAAATGGATTAGTTGTGGATCATGTATAGATTCCGTGGAGGATTCAGAGCTTGTATATTTGGCAAAAGAAAGTGGTTGCTCATCTATGTTATTTGGATTTGAAACAATAAATAGCGAGGCACTAAAAACATCCCGAAAAGGATTTAATCAGGTTGAGAAATATAATAATACTATAGAAATATTTCATAAACTGGACATTGCAGTATTAGGAACATTTATTTTTGGGCTTGATGGGGAAACTTACAAAACATTTGAAAATACTGTGCAATTCATTAAAGATTCTGAAATTGATATGGTAAATCTAAATATGTTATATCCTTATCCGGGTACTCCATTCAGAGAGCGGTTAAAAAGAGAAAACAGGCTTATCGAATATGAATATGAAAATGAATGGAATACTTTTGCGTATAATAAAGTAATGTTTAGGCCTAAAAATATGACAGTAGAAGAATTAAGTAAAGGTTTTGAATATTCGGTAAAGGAATTGTCAAGTAGAGAGATTTGCGCAAAAAGAGTCTCTGAAGCTATCAAACATAACCGATACCCAGAGTATGTTTTTAATCAAAACATGAAACTAAGGCAACATGTAACAAAAATGTATGGAGAATATTAA